A section of the Pseudomonadota bacterium genome encodes:
- the bioD gene encoding dethiobiotin synthase: MKQHIKGIFITATDTEVGKTFTSALLLKALLKQKTNACYFKPVASGCETENSILVAEDLLFIEKFTGVKMEQDLHCPLRYQKPLAPMAAAQLEKKPVNLVKIKKAFALLEKQHTAMVVEGIGGVMVPLKKNYLVLDLIAEFKLSALIVSRPSLGTINHTLLTISALKNRGIPITGFLTNGHKEKDDEAAATSPEIIAGLSKVAYLGHIPMYDFNKDTPDAFIEKKAPFIKKIANIYGDKL, from the coding sequence ATGAAACAACATATAAAAGGAATTTTTATTACAGCTACAGATACTGAAGTTGGAAAAACTTTTACTTCGGCTCTTTTGTTAAAAGCTTTGCTTAAACAAAAAACTAATGCCTGTTATTTTAAGCCTGTTGCAAGCGGATGTGAAACTGAAAATAGCATTTTGGTTGCAGAAGATCTCTTGTTTATAGAAAAATTCACTGGAGTTAAAATGGAGCAAGATCTTCATTGCCCACTTCGTTATCAGAAACCTCTTGCACCTATGGCTGCCGCACAACTTGAGAAAAAACCTGTAAATCTTGTGAAAATCAAAAAAGCTTTTGCCCTTTTGGAAAAACAGCATACCGCAATGGTAGTAGAAGGTATTGGCGGTGTGATGGTTCCTTTAAAAAAGAATTATCTGGTTCTTGACCTGATTGCTGAATTTAAGCTTTCTGCTCTTATTGTTAGCAGACCATCACTTGGAACCATCAATCATACATTGCTTACAATCAGTGCTTTGAAAAACAGAGGCATTCCTATAACAGGATTTCTGACTAACGGCCACAAAGAAAAAGATGATGAGGCAGCTGCCACCAGCCCCGAGATTATAGCCGGATTGAGCAAGGTAGCTTATCTTGGGCATATTCCCATGTATGATTTTAATAAAGATACTCCGGATGCTTTTATAGAGAAAAAGGCCCCGTTTATTAAAAAGATTGCAAATATTTATGGAGATAAATTATGA
- the bioB gene encoding biotin synthase BioB — protein MNSLYPDFNEFSEISLSGKILNREQCRKVLTCPDIKMLALLDSAYTVRYHYFKNIVHIQLLTNAKSGLCKEDCHYCSQSKISEADIKKYPLMPKDKLVGEALKAAKLNAKRYCMALSGTGPSDNEIDALCDIIRTIKTKSDISLCCSTGFLSMEKAEKLKDAGLDRVNHNLNTSKRFHPLMCTTHSYEDRLNTINTCRKAGLEVCSGGIVGQGETDEDIIDLLLTLREINAESIPINFLVPIKGTPFEDQTQNLTPQRCLKILCLARFLNPDKEIRAAGGREYHLRSLMPLALYAANSIFVAGYLTTSGQTAKEAKHMIDDLGFDSEIEEG, from the coding sequence ATGAATTCACTATACCCTGACTTTAACGAATTTTCCGAAATATCGCTTTCAGGCAAAATACTTAACCGCGAACAATGCCGCAAGGTATTAACCTGCCCTGATATTAAAATGCTGGCTCTTCTTGATTCGGCTTATACAGTCCGTTATCATTATTTTAAAAACATTGTTCACATTCAGTTGCTAACAAATGCAAAAAGCGGATTGTGCAAAGAAGATTGCCATTACTGCTCACAATCAAAAATATCAGAAGCCGATATTAAAAAATACCCTTTGATGCCTAAAGACAAACTGGTTGGTGAAGCTTTAAAAGCAGCAAAATTAAATGCAAAGCGTTACTGTATGGCACTTAGCGGAACCGGGCCATCCGATAATGAAATTGATGCACTTTGCGATATTATTCGTACTATAAAAACCAAATCGGATATCTCCCTTTGCTGCTCTACCGGTTTTTTAAGCATGGAAAAAGCTGAAAAGCTAAAAGATGCCGGACTTGACCGTGTTAATCATAATCTTAACACCAGCAAACGTTTCCATCCTCTGATGTGTACAACTCATTCATACGAGGATAGACTTAATACAATAAACACATGCCGCAAAGCCGGACTGGAAGTGTGTTCCGGCGGGATTGTCGGACAGGGAGAAACAGATGAAGATATCATTGATCTGCTTTTAACTTTACGCGAAATAAACGCCGAATCCATTCCCATTAATTTTCTTGTTCCCATAAAAGGAACACCTTTTGAAGACCAAACACAAAACCTTACACCACAGCGCTGTCTTAAAATTTTATGTCTTGCCAGGTTTCTTAATCCTGATAAAGAAATACGTGCTGCAGGCGGACGTGAATATCATCTTCGCAGTTTAATGCCACTTGCTTTATATGCAGCTAATTCTATTTTTGTTGCAGGATATCTTACAACCTCAGGGCAAACAGCCAAAGAAGCAAAGCATATGATAGACGATCTGGGTTTTGACAGTGAAATAGAAGAAGGGTAA